Proteins encoded together in one Plasmodium cynomolgi strain B DNA, chromosome 9, whole genome shotgun sequence window:
- a CDS encoding haloacid dehalogenase-like hydrolase (putative), with product MKFSPSSLGQWIIITPNPVKSFEKKNLHFEIDQWMHVGDDVYTDIMGAKNKNINCAWITMFRDGSEVAPNEWYPYLKLKLEKNCDTQLSQYDPFADSLFSRFRRKDVVLPYEYIDIEIRHCRDLDAILA from the exons atgaaattttcacCTTCGTCATTAGGTCAATGGATTATAATTACGCCAAACCCAGT AAaatcttttgaaaaaaaaaatctgcactTTGAGATTGACCAGTGGATGCATGTAGGGGATGATGTCTACACCGACATCATGGGTgcaaagaataaaaatattaactgtGCTTGGATTACTATGTTTAGGGATGGTAGTGAGGTTGCCCCTAATGAGTGGTATCCCTACTTGAAGTTGaagctggaaaaaaattgcgacaCACAACTATCTCAGTATGACCCCTTTGCGGATAGTCTTTTTTCTcgctttcgaaggaaggatGTCGTTCTTCCTTATGAGTACATTGATATTGAGATTCGTCACTGCCGGGACTTGGACGCCATCCTGGCGTAA